TGATATACACATGTAACTCACAGTAGAAATTCAGCTCTAATTATGACTTGAGGAGTCTAGCATATACTAAGCAGAAAAAGGTGTACAGGACAATACGCAGCAGATATATGAAATTCTCCCCCATGTACATTTTCTGTACATTCTACCATCCCGGGAGGGCTCTCTGCCCTGTCAACTTCTACTACTGCAGGTTAGAATTCAGTTGTTTTCAAGGCGTGGTTCTTCTATAACATGGATTTATCACATGGATACATGCTCATatcaaaaatacagaaacaatttCCAGATTTTCACCTCTATCTTCTTCAGTCCTAAAAATACAAAACTTCACATATTTCCTTTTATGCCTTACAGTAGAAGAGTTAATGGCTTGGGCTCTGACATCAaccaggattttctttttctttcattgaggCTCAGCTGCTCACTTGCTGTGTGAGAATGATAAAGTTAtctgacctctctgagcttcagttttgtcATTATTAGCATGGAGATAATAATACCTCCCTTGCAGGGTGTTGCAGGAAATAAAtgatatatgtatgtaaacataCCTGCCTCAGTACCTAGCACATAGTATGACACAATAAATAGTACTTATTATATAGTTAGGACTATTTACATCATGGATTTCAAGGATCGACAATATTACTGAATATCTGAATCATTCATTATTCTAACGTATTGAACCTAGACCTTGTTTTATAAGTTTTTGTGTCTACACTTGTACTCAATCACTTAAGTATATTTCCCAAATAATTGTACTTTCCAGGCGAGATGTTAACCAATGTTAGCCCGAAGGATGCAGGAAGAAGCTTAGTGCTCTGCTCAGGTTGTGACCCTTTCACTACTGCCATCCCCATAATCCAAAGTCATAAATTTCAATTCCTCacattaaaaaagttaaatttttcctGACCACTTCAGACAATACTGgctatttctttaatgtttaaGGATAAAAGTGAGTCAGatggaagaaagaagaagggCAGGTGCTTTGAGGGATTTCTAAAGTCTGTGTCTATACAAAGCAGATATGTATTGAGCTGAGGCAAGGAAGCCAAACTATACAGTACCAGTTGTTCAGGAGAATACAATATTCTCCAAACTGCCTTTTTCAATAGGCATATTGAATTCTTTAGTTTTGACCTCCAATTTAACTATGCAATTTGAGAAAACACAGGTCATTTAGGCGCATTATAAAGTCAGATGCTTACTTAAGACCAAAGTCTTATATTCTATTCTCATTCTTAATTTCTCACttatttatttcctaatttaaaatggatttgctttctatgtgccaggtCTCAAGAAAGGCCAATGCTGTACAAGTTCGATCCTTACctaacatgtatataaatatacatcatTGTGTGAGGAGGTCACAGACATGAACAGATTCTCTAATATATGAGAAGAGTTGGGAAAGTAACTACAGTGATGAGAAAAAGCAGCACAGCAAATGTGACATTTGTGTATAGCTTTATAGATGGTAAATACTATAATACACAAACATAGGAACTAAAATTTCATAAGAAGAtggtcccttggattgcaagatcaaaccagtcaatcctaaaggaaatcaaccctggatattcattgcaaggactgatgctgaagttgaagctccaatactttgatcacctgattcaaagagatgactcactgaaaaagaccttgatgctgaaagactgaagtcaaaagaagagggtggcagacaatgagatggttaaatagcatcaccaactcaatggacatgcatttgagcaaactccaggagatactaaaggacagggaagcttggtatgcTGCAGTACATAGGGTggcaagagtcaaacacaacttagcaactgaacaacaacaacaaaatattaaaagtaggTAAGTTTGGTATTCATTGAGTTAACAGTGAAGCATGCAGCTTGTCTACAGCATAAATGTTGCTttggagaagaggagaaaactggTAAAGATTAGTTTCTGCCTGACACTGAGAACTAATCTATTTAAGAATTATTAAATAAGTGTAGGGAGACAATGAAGGATTGGGAGCAAGGAACTGAAGATTAGGTCAGTCATTAGGGAAAATACTCCAACCGTAACTGGAATAGGTCAATTggaggtaaaaacaaaacaaacaaacaaaaaaacaatggaGGTAGGGAATCCcttaagaaaattatgaaataaacagATCAGGGAGGCCATGGAGAAACATCAGGACTACACTTTTATctatatgaatataaatacagAAGACAGAAATACTGGGAAgtaaaaacccaaaggaactggTGACTGATTAAAGTTGATGTGAAcatgaaagagagagaagtcaaagatgacacCAAGATGTATGCATGAATAGAATAGTCatggattcatttttaaaaagaagatagtTGGACATGGATTTGTGATGATGGAGAAAGGAGATTTTCATATTTACATTAAGCAAGTGACATTTACGTTAAGCAAGCCACACTGACAGTGTGAAAGGAAGCAAAGGAGCCAATGAGTTAGGCAGAACAGTCATGGAGATAGGGGGACAACTGGCTGTGAGCCAGAGAAGCCAAAACACAGCAGTGAATCAAGAACAAAGGAtgaaaacagagaacaaaaggagGGAGGCGAAAAATGCTGTTAGTGAGATGTCCAGGTGGAAATATCAGACAGGATACATGGAAAGAAGCATAGATTCAAGACATAACTGCATAGTAATCCATGTAAGTgtaataaatgaatgtataagAGTGAGTACGTTTTCTGAGGGAAAGagtatagaggaaaaaaataaaaaggaaataaagcaaagatCCCACCATGTAGAACATCCCACTGACAGTCTGAAGGAAGCAAAGGAGCCAATGAGTTAGGCAGAACAGTCAAGGAGATAGGAAGGACAATTAGCTGTGAGCCAGAGAAGCCAAAACACAGCAGTGAATCAAGAACGAaggatgaaaacagaacaaaaggagGGAGTAGAGAAATGCTATGACAGTGAAGAAAGGGGGATGATAAAAGGAGaatataagaaaactgagacttcaTCAGACATAAGTTTCTACTTTGCAACTGGGTATTTCAGCCTGGTGTATCATAGGTACACATTATAAACATCAGATGGGTTCATTAAGGTGTGAACAATATAATAGATGTGATAGAGTTGTTTAAGATAGAGTTAACGAAAGGTCCCCATTGGAGGCTGGATAACAAAGATTGCAGAGAACTTACAAATTACTCTGTTGTAACACACACCAGCAATGCTCAGCAGCTTGAAATCAACCAAAAAAACACTTTAACTATTAGGGTGAAAAGGGCTGAGAAGTGAAATGGCAAGTGAAGAAGGAGGTTACAAAGGTGCAAAAGGTTTCTGGCCATTGGACAGTACAACCAGACAGTCAAGCCTGACCATAAACCACaggccagaaagaaaagcacatgagaccaaaaaaataaatattttaaaatgaagaccaTCACTCGGGAAACTTGTAGTCATACAATAAATTGAGTCTTCCATTACGACTTTATTATCATTCTTTGAAGTGTTGCTGTGTACTTCCTCTTACTCACACCCTAACTGTCCATACACATGAGTCTTCTTCATGAGCCTAATTCCTGATGCATTCCCCTTCTCTAGTGCCAGCAGAAAACTGCCACAGAGAAGGTTGACATCACCACAAGCTGAGGAAAACTCAGTTTTTGTATTCCTGGAACAAGCACCTTGGCTCAGTAATTTTCTCactatggattttatttttgtccttccCACCTACCTGTTTTGTCAAGGGAACTAAGAGAACAGCATCATTAAGAATTCACATAGATATAGTTCTCCCAAAATCAACCAGATCCTATGCAGTATCAttacagacacacaaaaatagTTATATAAACAGTCAGAGCAACAGCTAATTACAACCCCAGGGGTTAGTGACCAAGTGGTGCTGCAGAGATCTGGGAATTATCACCTACGGTCGTTTTGACTTCCCACTGTAGCCAAGCAGAGAAGCTGTTAATGACGAGAAATGAGACCTTCAGGTTTCTTATGACAAACAAGTACTGACCATCTTTTAAAGCTACTTTAAATAGTTACTTTATGATGGTTAAAGTTGAATTCCAGAGTAACATtttaatttgtcctttaaaatgttGATTACCACAATAATATTCAACTTAAACACAGAATATATTAAGTATAAAGAATATCACACAGCAATAAAACCACACAATATtccatgaaaaagaaagtgaagagaatatATAAGGAAATGAGATTTAAATTGACttcaaaaataatactttaatacATATTCTAGTGAAGCCCCAGAACCATAttgtgaaataaatataattgttACCACATAATCTCAGAAAAATTATTGATATTATACAGATATTATAAGCTTGAGCTATATATGAATTTAGgacttccttaatttttcttctctttctttcttaaattatagAAAAGTCAATATTACCCAACACATTCATGAAGCACAGGATCTTGAATCCAAATTTCAGGCATGCATAACAGATAAAACTGTAGGTCAACCtcaattatgtaaataaattcaGAATTTCAGTCTAAGATTCCAGTCTTGAGatgcttctccctctctttctttaaaTAATGAGATGAAATATAAATGTGAACTCCATTCTTACAAAAACCAGGAAATCTACCTACAATTCCAAGGCATGACGTGTAAAGTAAAACCACATGCCATAAAAATTGAAATAGGACAAGAATGAACACCAAAAGAAAATGCATGCCTCTAAAGATCTTGAATCAGTCAGAAAGTTCAGTAGTCTCAAAAAGAGGTAGCTATGTTGAGAAGAAAACCAGTGATCATCACTTTGAACAGCAGTATCAGAATGTGTGAACCCTCACATTAGAAAGTGATGGGGTAATGGAACTTAAAGAGAAAGATACAGATACAGCACCTTCAAAATAGTTAGGCCATGTGTATAGCATGGCAAGAAGTGGGGGAAAGCATCCAGACATTGACAATTGCCATTATATAatgagaagaaacagacaaatcataagatatatgataaattttaacaaatatgaCCACTCTGAATCAGTAGTTAGACCAGCAGCCCAGGCTTGAGTCATACTAACAAATGAGAGGTATTTTGAAAACAACATTCCAAAACTCAATTGCCTTCTATCATATATTACAATCATCCCACCTCCTCCTTCATGATATCCTTTCAAATATCTAGTATATTAATGGATtaatgatgataaaaattatatttcatagcATAATGattctattataaaataatgatgacCTGTGTgaatatacttcaataagaaagaaaaggtaaaatgacATAAGATATACAGCAAACACATAATAGAAGGTTATGCCATGAACTAGTGAAAATTATAAGCAAATTTTCAATGAAAATGTAAagatatcttcttttttaaatgacatttagaaaatatgagtcaaattaaataaatgacagaaaatatgaagtgatgaaaaataaactggaaatttcaaaaagtaaataacaaaatgaaagtgTGAAAGAAACAATcactaacagaagaaaaaagtgggagcttaaatattctaaaaagaaGAATAGagtttaaaagaattaaagaaaatatagattaaaataatatccaataaattaaaaattagtgTTTCTTAAAGAGTTCATAatgtttattatagaaattatttaaaataaagcaaaagaacacttctccaaagcaaaagaaacattGAATTTACAGACTAAACGGCTTATCAGAAACCAGGGGGGAAAAATATTGCATGGGTCACATCAAGGCAAATCCAACTGGTTATCAAACCTCGTGTGCACaaaataaagaaacttaaaaaaaaaaaaaaagaaagcttaggAAACAGAGTTCTCAAGAGGCCTTACTGAATAAAATAGAGACTAAACTTCActattcaaaaaatgaacagataTGGTAATAGTAAATTAAGAAGTTTAATATTAAACAGTCCTGGGAATCCTGGGGAATATGGTTAAAGAACAGAATACAAATGTCACAAACTATGACAGTATGAAGAGTAATTAGTTACATGTCAGTTATATAgtaataaaactggaaaatatatttttaaaaagaataattaattagtaacaaaaattaaaaacaaaaatatttctactgaaatattctgatttctttatCTTTCATAGTAGGAGGGATTCAAAATTACTTTAAGGGtgattaattattattttaaagtatagagGTAATGATTAAAAGAACTAAGAattaagaaatcaaataaaattgaGTGATGAAGGGGAAAAGGATAGGGGGTTGGGTAAAAGATGAAAGGCATGTATACTAATTTCTACTATAGTgagaagccatttccttctccatttccttctttccaacctgactgaacctgggtctctggcattgcaggtagattctttacaatctgagccacaaaAGCCCACAGTGAGGAGTCAATGGGTACTATCTTTGAGGTAACACGAAGTCACAGCATTACCTATGTTATATATAATGAGTAATTAAAACTCAGTATAAACCTTCAaagttattaaaagaaaacacacacacaaagaaataaaacatcataCAGAGAGAAATTTTAATACACTAAAAGTATTCAAAAGGATgcataaaattaattcatttacttatcCTAATATTTATTGACTACCCCATTGCCAGGAGTGTGCCCAGAACAAATGACTGATAGTTCCCCCATCTTGAGGTTTTATATACTAGAGGCAGAGGCAGATATTAGTTAAACAACcacagaaagaaatgcaaaattgcAAACATGAAAATTACACTGTCATATTGTAATAGAAGGATTTGATGTAAGCAACAAAGTCAGTaaagatttcctgaagaaggaaCTGGAACTAAAATCTAAATGATAAATAGATGTTGACTAAGAATGGAAGACAAAAGATCCCTGAAGGGGGAACAATTTGTGCTTCCCCTTGAGGCCAGAGTGGGCACTGGAAGTGAAACCTGGAAATACATTGAGAGAAAATGAGGGTAGATTTATACAGGATAAGGCTGAAATAAGTAGTGGGATACTGTTTCtaggagaatgagaagacaaggaaaatttaaaatcttCCTCCAAGGAGGATGATATGAGCAGACTAGATATTTATGACTATCACTTGGGTCCCTGTGTACAGAGTAGGTTTGAAGGAATCTGGACTGgatgctggggcttcccatgtggttctagtggtaaagaacctgtcaccctgggtcaggaagatcccctggaggagggcatggcaatccactccagtattcttgcctggagaatcccatggacagaggagcctggcaggctatacagtccatggggtcacaaagagttgggcacaactaagtgacttagcacacagcacacaaatggaaaaaataggcTATACTGGACTTATGACATTTGGCAAGCACTGGAAACTCACGCTGGATTTTTACAGTGCACTACAAAAAGTTCTATAAATTTGCATTGAAAATATTTGATTCATATGTCTCTCTAATTATATCTCCTCCAGGCCATACATCTTGGGGTGCTTCAATGTGTTCTTAGAAACAATTCCAGATACAGAATAAATACAATGCCATATATAAAAAGAAGTGAATATTTTTAGGAGACAGATAAAAGAATGAGTAATTGgttcataaatatacatatatgtgaacaATAGGAAACCAGTAGTTTCATTTGTTTAGGCTTTCAAAAATCTTCCCAACAGGGTTTATGTCACCAATAAAAAAATATTGGTGATTAAGAGAAAGTAgtgagaaagaggcagaaagcagaagaCAATGAGGCCAGACGGACTGGCATTTCCTTAGTCTGGAGTCAGATACTTGGTAACTTGTTGATGGAGAATCTGAACAGAAAATTTTCCTGCTGAAAAAGATATCTATATCCTCAAAATTACAAAGAGATAATTGATATAATAAACCTGAAGGACTTGCATGAAATGTGAGTATTTTCCAACTCACCAAAGGAATGAGAAAAAGACCCATTCTTGGTAAATGTGAAGATTATCAATGGAATAATTAGCATCTTGGTTACTTCAAGACATAGATTATGGGTAAATATATGGACAAATTGAAACAATTATCAGtttaaaatcttgaaagaaaagagaagtaaagaaaCTAGCTAGAAAGAAATGATTAATTAGATGATATAATTAGAACATACGTGTGTGATCTCACAAAATAAATTGACATAAATTTTGAATTAAGGCTTTACTTGTCTAAATGTTTATTCTCTTTAGGGAAGAGAAGCAATCTAACAGAGTGTGGTAACACTCTACTTATGAGCTAATGAACTAGAAAAAGTTAATTTCAGATACAGGTAACAATGATCAGGATAAAATCCTTTTAACATTATTTATGAAATCTTTCTAAAAATCACAAATGGTCTGAAAGCTCTCTTCATTGCTAACTTCATCTCTTTATTCCTGAGTGTGTAGAtgactggatttaaaaaaggagTGAGAACAGCATCAGAAAGAGCAAGAAACTTGTCCATTTGGGAACTGGGGTGCGGCCACGTATAGACAAACATGGTTGGACCAAAGAACAAAATAACCACAGTGATGTGAGCTGACAAAGTGGAGAGGGCCTTGGATAAACCACCTGAGGAGCGTTTCCAAACAGTTAACAGGATGAAGATATAGGAGATGAGGAGTATAAAGAGGGAACTAACACAGATAAACCCACTATTGACAGTGACCATGAACTGAAGTCTGTAAGTATCTGTACAGGCCAGTCTGAGGAGCCGAGGAAGATCACAGTAAAAGCTGTCCAATACATTAGGACCGCAGAAGGGCAAATTAACAATAAATGCTAGTTGGAACAGTGAGTGGCTCATACCAAGGGCCCAAGCAGCAGCCAGAAACAAAATGCACATCCTCGGGCTCATGATGGTCAGATAGTGGAGAGGCTTACATATGGCAACATATCTGTCAAAGGCCATGGCGATGAGCAGCACCATCTCCACCCCACCAATGGCATGGATGAAGAAGATCTGAGCAATGCAGCCTCCAAAGGAAATGACTTTACGCTTTCTGAAAAGGTCACAGATCATCTTGGGAGAAGTGACAGAGCAGGCTCCCAAGTCAATGAAGGAGAGGTTGGCCAGTAGGAAGTACATGGGGGAATGTAAGTGAGGATCGGTGGTCACAGAAAACACAATGAGGATGTTCCCAGTCATGCTTGCTACGTAGAGCACAGAGGAGAAGACCAGGACGAGCAGCTGGATCCCCCATGAGTGAGTGAGGCCCAGAAACACAAACTCAGACACCACCGAGTGATTCCCTCCATCCATCGATCCAGCCAACAGGACTGCTGCTGAAATATTGATAACTATGAAAATGAGGAGGAAACTGTGATTATGTAGATGATAATTTCCAATTTTTCAATGTTCTCATAATGAATGAAAAGTATGTAATTATCCAGTTCctcaaatatacaaacaaaaagacaacaatcAACATAGTATCATCACAATGTTTGAGCTGCAATGTACTTCAAACCTATCATCACAAATACTCTCACTTCAACATTCTGTTCATAAATTAACACAGTAGGCAAGTACAAAAGATTCCAACGTGTCCATGACTTCACCAGCTGTTTAAATcacttctggggacttccctggtggtcctctgGTTGGGAATACACCTTGCCATGCAGGGAACAGGGGTTTGACCCCTGCTTGGGGAAatgagatcccacatacctcggaGCAACTGAGCCAGCGCTCTGCAGTCACAGCATAGAGTCCATGCAcctcaacaaaagatcccacatcatgcatcaaagatcccacatgctggaactaagatctgacacagccaataagtaaagattttttttaattcacttctgATATTGACTATTcctcatttccaaaatattccaTCATGGTTTTACATATATTCTCATAATATACTTTTCTCACAATTCATTGACAAAAAGTAGTCATGACAGGAAAACATGATTGATTGGTCAATTGTCACCTGGATTGAAAGTTACATGAGACATGAATTGATAGTCTCCTGTCTCTTATCCTTATCTCAGGATAAGCTGTAGATTGAGACTAAATAAAGAGAATGTGGCATGTAAAAGTGGAGATCCCACAAGTATAGCAAAACAGGGGAAGTATGTGGActtcaataagaaataaaaccaccactgTTTCAATCACATTTTATGTCCATGGCT
This sequence is a window from Odocoileus virginianus isolate 20LAN1187 ecotype Illinois chromosome 6, Ovbor_1.2, whole genome shotgun sequence. Protein-coding genes within it:
- the LOC110147370 gene encoding olfactory receptor 4F3/4F16/4F29, with the protein product MDGGNHSVVSEFVFLGLTHSWGIQLLVLVFSSVLYVASMTGNILIVFSVTTDPHLHSPMYFLLANLSFIDLGACSVTSPKMICDLFRKRKVISFGGCIAQIFFIHAIGGVEMVLLIAMAFDRYVAICKPLHYLTIMSPRMCILFLAAAWALGMSHSLFQLAFIVNLPFCGPNVLDSFYCDLPRLLRLACTDTYRLQFMVTVNSGFICVSSLFILLISYIFILLTVWKRSSGGLSKALSTLSAHITVVILFFGPTMFVYTWPHPSSQMDKFLALSDAVLTPFLNPVIYTLRNKEMKLAMKRAFRPFVIFRKIS